From one Lycium barbarum isolate Lr01 chromosome 6, ASM1917538v2, whole genome shotgun sequence genomic stretch:
- the LOC132643821 gene encoding uncharacterized protein LOC132643821 yields the protein MAFSHLKHWMKWLPLAEWWYNTNFHTALKTTPFEAAYGYAPPQIPMGSLPHSTHTQVGVCLAQRQSLLQQLKDNLYTAQARMKFFADKNRTDRVLQAGDWVYLKLQPYRQASVAIHKNLKLSAKFYGPFQILEKIGSVAYR from the coding sequence ATGGCATTTTCCCACCTAAAACACTGGATGAAATGGCTCCCTCTAGCAGAATGGTGGTACAATACCAATTTCCATACTGCTCTAAAAACTACCCCATTTGAAGCTGCCTATGGTTATGCCCCACCTCAAATTCCTATGGGTTCACTACCCCACTCTACTCATACTCAGGTGGGTGTTTGCCTTGCTCAAAGGCAGAGTCTTTTGCAACAATTAAAGGACAATCTATATACAGCACAAGCCAGGATGAAATTCTTTGCAGATAAAAATCGGACTGATAGAGTTCTACAAGCAGGTGACTGGGTATATTTGAAGCTACAGCCCTATAGGCAAGCTTCTGTGGCAATTCACAAGAATCTTAAGTTGAGTGCTAAATTCTATGGTCCTTTTCAAATATTAGAGAAGATCGGGTCAGTTGCTTAccgttag